The Metabacillus sediminilitoris genome window below encodes:
- a CDS encoding cell wall elongation regulator TseB-like domain-containing protein: MGKKTSITFIVIAAIVVIAVWVFTSAYHSAREQYLDGHEKTKQLATEKGNLSSIDAIDTFYGHIKYHVVSGVNKKDEKVYIWVPQTNKNQDVTIKKQSSGITAKQAISKVNQEYNPLEIVGVNLGMDEGIPIWEVKYRDQSDRYTFDFVNFYDGEIIKHMAIKNKKDS; encoded by the coding sequence ATGGGCAAAAAAACATCGATAACATTCATCGTAATCGCGGCCATTGTAGTAATTGCTGTATGGGTATTCACTTCTGCTTATCATTCTGCAAGAGAACAATATCTTGATGGACATGAAAAAACAAAGCAGCTAGCAACAGAAAAAGGAAATTTGTCCTCTATTGATGCAATTGATACGTTTTATGGTCATATAAAATATCATGTCGTTTCAGGAGTGAATAAAAAAGATGAAAAGGTATATATATGGGTTCCACAAACGAACAAGAATCAAGATGTAACAATTAAAAAACAGTCTTCAGGAATAACAGCGAAACAAGCTATATCAAAGGTGAATCAAGAATACAATCCATTAGAAATCGTTGGTGTGAATTTAGGAATGGATGAAGGGATTCCAATTTGGGAAGTAAAGTATAGAGATCAGTCTGATCGCTATACATTTGATTTTGTAAACTTTTATGATGGAGAAATTATTAAACACATGGCTATAAAAAATAAAAAGGACTCATAG
- a CDS encoding YpmA family protein, translated as MESKIEILSSVTVEHSDDLYKIVDLLNRTLKRNDLMFGLALDQQDKNKAVFTIYRT; from the coding sequence TTGGAAAGTAAAATAGAAATATTATCATCAGTTACTGTTGAGCATTCAGATGACTTATATAAGATTGTTGACTTGTTAAATCGAACATTAAAACGAAATGATCTAATGTTTGGTCTAGCGCTTGATCAACAAGACAAAAATAAAGCTGTATTTACAATTTATCGTACTTAA
- the asnS gene encoding asparagine--tRNA ligase, which translates to MKTTIAEVGKFVGKEVTIGAWLANKRSSGKIAFLQLRDGTGFIQGVVVKAEVDETIFQQAKSITQETSIYVTGIVRKDERSPFGYELGITNIQVISESVDYPITPKEHGTEFLMDHRHLWLRSKRQHAVMKIRNEIIRATYEFFNIEGFVKVDPPILTGSAPEGTSELFHTKYFDEDAYLSQSGQLYMEAAAMALGKVFSFGPTFRAEKSKTRRHLIEFWMIEPEMAFYEFEDNLQVQESYVSYIVQSVLKNCSLELNTLGRDTSKLEKIVAPFPRIKYDDAIKFLHEKGFTEIKWGDDFGAPHETAIAEAYDKPVFITHYPTSLKPFYMQPDSTREDVVLCADLIAPEGYGEIIGGSERIHDAELLKQRLDDHKLDKEAYNWYLQLRQYGSVPHSGFGLGLERTVAWISGVEHVRETIPFPRLLNRLYP; encoded by the coding sequence GTGAAAACTACAATAGCAGAAGTAGGAAAATTTGTTGGTAAAGAAGTGACGATTGGTGCTTGGCTGGCAAACAAACGATCAAGCGGTAAAATTGCATTTTTACAACTAAGAGATGGAACTGGATTTATTCAAGGTGTTGTTGTAAAAGCTGAAGTTGATGAAACCATTTTTCAACAAGCTAAATCGATTACACAAGAAACTTCTATATATGTAACAGGAATTGTCCGTAAAGATGAAAGATCACCTTTCGGATATGAGTTAGGGATTACAAATATTCAGGTGATATCTGAATCTGTTGATTATCCTATCACACCTAAAGAACACGGTACTGAATTCCTAATGGATCATCGTCATTTATGGCTGCGTTCAAAACGTCAACATGCTGTGATGAAAATTAGAAATGAAATTATCCGGGCTACATACGAGTTCTTTAATATAGAAGGCTTTGTGAAAGTTGATCCGCCAATTTTAACAGGGAGTGCTCCTGAAGGAACATCAGAGCTTTTCCATACAAAATATTTTGATGAGGATGCATACCTCTCGCAAAGTGGCCAGCTTTATATGGAAGCAGCTGCAATGGCGCTAGGAAAAGTTTTTTCATTTGGACCGACATTTAGAGCAGAAAAATCAAAAACTCGTCGTCATTTAATTGAATTTTGGATGATTGAGCCTGAAATGGCCTTTTATGAATTTGAGGATAATTTACAAGTTCAGGAATCATATGTATCATATATCGTTCAAAGTGTTCTTAAAAACTGTTCTTTAGAATTAAATACCTTAGGTAGAGATACATCTAAATTAGAAAAGATTGTTGCGCCATTTCCACGTATCAAATATGACGATGCGATTAAATTCCTTCACGAGAAAGGATTTACGGAAATTAAGTGGGGGGATGATTTTGGAGCCCCACATGAAACAGCAATAGCAGAAGCTTATGATAAACCGGTATTTATCACTCATTATCCTACAAGCTTAAAACCATTCTACATGCAACCAGATTCAACACGTGAAGATGTTGTTTTATGTGCAGATCTAATTGCACCAGAGGGATATGGTGAAATTATTGGTGGCTCTGAGCGTATTCACGACGCTGAATTACTAAAGCAGCGTTTAGATGATCATAAGTTAGATAAAGAAGCTTATAATTGGTATTTACAGCTAAGACAATATGGATCTGTTCCACATTCAGGCTTTGGTCTTGGACTAGAACGAACAGTTGCATGGATTAGCGGTGTAGAACATGTTCGAGAAACGATACCATTTCCACGTTTATTAAACAGACTATATCCATAA
- a CDS encoding DnaD domain-containing protein, whose product MNKDQFIYMQETGSVSIPVILFNYYAKLGLNEEEFMMILQVRKFKQIGNQFPTPTELSEHMSISTSDCTSILRSLIQRGFLTIEECEANTILYENYSLKPLWNKLYSYLTQENQIKAQEQSKQEDESLYTIFENEFGRPLSPFECETLAIWIDQEDYDPVIIKAALREAVMSGKLNFRYIDRILFEWKKNGIRTIDQARNHAKKFRQNQSNASTQQVHQDEYKRKVPFYNWLES is encoded by the coding sequence ATGAATAAAGACCAATTTATTTATATGCAAGAAACTGGAAGTGTCTCAATACCAGTTATTTTATTTAATTACTATGCCAAGTTAGGCTTAAATGAAGAGGAATTTATGATGATCCTCCAAGTAAGGAAATTTAAACAAATTGGTAATCAATTTCCTACTCCAACTGAGCTTTCCGAACACATGTCAATCTCAACTTCAGATTGTACGTCTATCTTAAGAAGCTTAATTCAAAGAGGTTTTTTAACAATTGAAGAATGTGAAGCAAATACCATTCTTTATGAAAATTACTCTTTAAAACCGCTTTGGAACAAGTTATATTCCTATTTAACTCAAGAAAATCAAATAAAAGCACAGGAACAAAGTAAGCAAGAGGACGAAAGTTTATATACAATATTTGAAAATGAATTTGGCAGACCATTGTCACCATTTGAGTGTGAAACATTAGCTATTTGGATTGATCAAGAGGATTATGATCCTGTTATTATTAAAGCTGCTTTAAGGGAAGCAGTCATGTCAGGGAAATTGAACTTTCGCTATATCGATAGAATTCTTTTTGAATGGAAGAAGAATGGGATTCGTACCATTGATCAAGCACGAAATCATGCTAAAAAATTCCGACAGAATCAAAGTAATGCTTCTACACAACAAGTACATCAAGATGAGTATAAACGAAAAGTTCCGTTTTATAATTGGCTCGAGAGCTAG